The proteins below come from a single Branchiostoma floridae strain S238N-H82 chromosome 5, Bfl_VNyyK, whole genome shotgun sequence genomic window:
- the LOC118415602 gene encoding uncharacterized protein LOC118415602, whose translation MAMKTAGQARTRVLGNVFTFTSSAGKDEHLLAIAVQAKVIKLTPEVFLDMTTWEVGLSGCPMKEDRVKDKACGKGWTMFEERCYQKFSSPLVWWAAERYCQALSGHLVAVNTPQENEFLRDNIGNGWIGMKLAAVLIKKEREKIANFAWSDGSPAGDAFKEQEILFDDFQEYIRRSNDPFCAFLEDHDAFPSSVYCLWTIDGPPGSYVTLVLLDVDLPCASRALQVRDRFLTVGWNTIHGLCHGEGEQKRYVSSSNEMRLVMLATSNNANFGDNRGFMATFNVSTFSPSRQVMSIPDDAGLYDIHLNRTFVWTDGTPVTYMDWSPMDVRTWFPQPDGAKMSYCVAIVMKNVWGTDQWYDVSCDERATRSFICKRAAERVTRPGDNA comes from the exons ATGGCGATGAAGACTGCAGGACAGGCGCGGACGAGAGTCCTAGGAAATGTG TTCACCTTCACCAGTAGTGCCGGCAAAGATGAGCATCTTCTTGCCATAGCCGTGCAAGCCAAGGTGATTAAACTCACACCAGAAGTATTCCTGGACATGACTACCTGGGAGGTAGGACTATCAGGATGTCCCATGAAAG AGGATCGTGTAAAGGATAAAGCATGCGGTAAAGGCTGGACGATGTTTGAAGAACGCTGCTACCAGAAGTTTTCCTCACCACTTGTCTGGTGGGCTGCGGAGAGGTACTGCCAAGCTCTGAGTGGTCATCTGGTGGCTGTGAATACTCCACAGGAAAACGAGTTCCTCCGAGACAACATTGGGAACGGATGGATAGGGATGAAACTAGCTGCTGTCTTgatcaagaaagaaagagag AAAATTGCCAACTTTGCTTGGAGCGATGGAAGTCCAGCGGGTGACGCTTTCAAGGAACAGGAAATTTTGTTTGATGATTTCCAAGAATACATTCGGAGATCTAATGATCCCTTCTGTGCTTTCCTTGAAGACCACG ACGCCTTCCCTTCGTCAGTCTACTGCCTGTGGACCATCGATGGTCCTCCTGGAAGCTACGTCACGCTTGTGCTGCTGGACGTAGATTTGCCCTGTGCCAGCCGCGCGCTGCAGGTCAGGGACAGGTTCCTGACAGTAGGGTGGAACACGATCCACGGGCTGTGTCACGGCGAGGGCGAACAGAAGCGTTATGTGTCGAGCTCCAATGAAATGCGTTTGGTCATGCTGGCGACGAGCAACAATGCTAATTTCGGCGACAATCGTGGGTTTATGGCAACGTTCAACGTCAGTACGTTCAGCCCTAGCCGACAGGTGATGAGCATCCCTGATGATGCAG GTCTCTACGACATCCACCTTAACCGAACCTTTGTCTGGACCGATGGTACGCCGGTGACGTACATGGACTG GTCACCAATGGATGTCAGGACCTGGTTCCCACAGCCGGACGGCGCCAAGATGTCCTATTGcgttgccatagtgatgaaGAACGTCTGGGGAACTGACCAGTGGTACGACGTGTCCTGCGATGAACGAGCCACAAGGTCCTTCATCTGCAAGCGGGCGGCCGAAAGAGTGACCCGTCCGGGAGACAATGCCTAA